Genomic DNA from Streptomyces sp. PCS3-D2:
AGCTCGGCTTCCTTGTGCTTGAGGAGCTCGTCCACCTGCGCGACGTACTTCGCGGTGGTGTCGTCGAGCTCCTTCTCCGCGCGACGGACCTCGTCCTCGCCCGCCTCCTTGTCCTTGACGAGCTTGTCGAGGGCGTCCTTCGCCTTGCGGCGGACGGAGCGGATGGAGACCTTGGAGTCCTCGGCCTTGTTCTTGGCGACCTTGATGTACTCCTTGCGGCGCTCCCCGGTCAGCTCGGGGAAGGTCACCCGGATGATGCGGCCGTCGTTGCTCGGGTTGACACCGAGGTCGGAGTCGCGGATGGCCTGCTCGATGTTGCGCAGCGCGGACGCGTCGAACGGCGTCACGATGGCCATGCGCGGCTCGGGAACCGCGAAGGAGGCGAGCTGGTTGATGGGCGTGATGGCGCCGTAGTAGTCGGCGACGATCTTGTTGAACATCGCCGGGTGCGCACGGCCGGTGCGGATCGCGGCGAAGTCCTCCTTCGCGACGACGACGGCCTTCTCCATCTTCTCCTCGGCCTCGAGGAGGATTTCTTCGATCACCACGTGCTCCTGCATGTCTTGAATGGATGGTTCAGGCGGGCGGGCGGGCCGGTTCGGGCCGCCCGGACCAGCAGCGAACTGCTCAGGCCCGGGTCTCTTCGTCGCTGACGAGCGTGCCGATCTTCTCACCCTTGACGGCGCGGGCGATATTGCCCTCGGCGAGCAGCTCGAAGACGAGGATGGGCAGCTTGTTGTCACGGCAGAGGGTGATCGCGGTGGCGTCGGCGACCTTGAGGTCGCGCGAGAGGACCTCGCCGTACTCCAGCGCGTCGAACTTCACCGCGTCCGGGTTCTTCTTCGGGTCGGAGTCGTAGACCCCGTCGACGCCGTTCTTGCCCATGAGGAGGGCCTCGGCATCGATCTCCAGGGCGCGCTGGGCGGCCGTGGTGTCGGTGGAGAAGTAGGGCATGCCCATGCCGGCGCCGAAGATGACGACACGGCCCTTCTCCAGGTGGCGCACGGCGCGCAGCGGGATGTACGGCTCCGCGACCTGCCCCATGGTGATGGCGGTCTGAACGCGGGAGTCGATGCCCTCCTTCTCCAGGAAGTCCTGGAGCGCGAGGCAGTTCATGACCGTGCCGAGCATGCCCATGTAGTCGGACCGGGCCCGGTCCATGCCGCGCTGCTGGAGCTCGGCGCCTCGGAAGAAATTGCCGCCGCCGATCACGACGGCGATCTCCGCGCCGTCGCGGACCACCGCGGCGATCTCACGCGCGATGGCGTGGACGACGTCGGGGTCGACGCCCAGTCCTCCGCCACCGGAGAAGGCCTCGCCCGACAGCTTCAGCATGAAGCGGCGGCCCTTCTTGAACTGGTCGCTCTTGTCGTCGGATGCGGTGTGGGGGTCCACGCCCTGATTCATGGAGATCTCCTCGTGCACATACGAAGAAGGCCATTGCCGGTGGGTCCTCGCGGTTCCCTCTACGGCAATGGCCTCCTCGTCAGATCTGCGGTCGTCTCGCGCAAGCGCGGACGACTGCTTCAGACCCTACCGGGGTCCGGTGTCCGTCGCGTACGGACGGACTCAGATGCCGACCTTGATGCGGGTGAAGCGCTTCAGGGTGACACCGGCCTCGTCCAGAACCTTCTGGACGGACTTCTTGTTGTCCAGGGCGTAGGCCTGGCCGAGCAGCGTGGCGTCCTTGAAGAAGCCGTTGACGCGACCCTCGACGATCTTCGCGATGGCAGCCTCGGGCTTGCCCTCCGCGCGGGTGACCTCTTCGGCGATGCGACGCTCGGACTCGACCTTGTCGGCCGGGACGTCCTCGGCGGACAGCCACTGCGGGGCGAACGCGGCGATGTGCTGCGCGATGCCGCGGGCGACCTCGGCGTTCTCCTTGTCGAGCTCGACCAGGACGCCGATCTGGAACGGCAGGTCGGGCATCGTGCGGTGCATGTACGCGGTCACGTAGCCGCCGGTGAACTGCGCGAAGCGGTCCAGGACGATCTTCTCGCCGAGGTTGGCGTTGGCCTCGTCGACGAAAGCGGTGACGGTCTTGCCGGGCTCGATCTCGGAGGCGAGCAGCGCCTCGATGTCGGCCGGGGAGGTCGCGGCGACGTGCGCGGCCAGCTGGTTGGCGACGGCCAGGAACTTCTCGCCCTTGGCGACGAAGTCGGTCTCGCACTTCAGCTCGACGATGACACCCGAGGTGTTGTCGTCGGCGATGAGGGAGACGACGGCACCGTTCTCGGCAGAACGGCCCTCGCGCTTGGCGACGCCCTTCTGGCCCTTGATGCGGAGGGCTTCCTGGGCCTTCTCGACGTCACCGTCGGCGTCCACGAGCGCGTTCTTGCAGTCCAGCATGCCGGCGCCGGTGAGCTCGCGGAGCTTCTTGACGTCAGCGGCGGTGTAGTTCGCCATGAGTCTGTGATTCTCTCTCGAAGTCGTAGATCTACGGGTGAACGGCGGAGGCGCCGCGCTCGTGGCGCGGCTCCCCCGCCGTCATCGTCCGTGCTGTGAGTGCCCGACGCGTGAACGCCGGGCGCTCTCAGTGGGTCAGGCCTGCTCGGCGTCGGCGGCCGGGGCGTCGGCAGCCGGGGCCTCGGCGGCCGGGGCGGCCTCAGCTGCGTCGTCGGCCTTCTTGTCACCCTCGAGCAGGTCGCGCTCCCACTCGGCGAGCGGCTCGGCGGCGGCCTTCTCGCCCGGCTTCGAGTCGCCGGTCGCAGCGCCGGAACGGGCGATGAGGCCCTCGGCGACGGCGTCGGCGATCACGCGGGTGAGCAGGGTGACGGAACGGATCGCGTCGTCGTTGCCCGGGATCTTGTAGTCGACCTCGTCGGGGTCGCAGTTGGTGTCGAGGATCGCGACGACCGGGATGTGCAGCTTGCGCGCCTCACCGACGGCGATGTGCTCCTTCTTGGTGTCGACGATCCAGACGGCGCTGGGAACCTTCGACATCTCGCGGATACCACCGAGGGTCTTCTCCAGCTTGGCCTTCTCGCGCGAGAGGACCAGGAGCTCCTTCTTGGTGAGACCCGAGGCGGCGACGTCCTCGAAGTCGATCGCCTCAAGCTCCTTCAGGCGCTGGAGGCGCTTGTAGACGGTGGAGAAGTTGGTGAGCATGCCACCCAGCCAGCGCTGGTTGACGTACGGCATGCCGACGCGCGTCGCCTGCTCGGCGATGGCCTCCTGGGCCTGCTTCTTGGTACCGACGAACATGATGGAGCCGCCGTGCGCGACGGTCTCCTTCACGAACTCGTAGGCGCGGTCGATGTACGACAGCGACTGCAGCAGGTCGATGATGTAGATGCCGTTGCGCTCCGTGAAGATGAAGCGCTTCATCTTCGGGTTCCAACGGCGGGTCTGGTGACCGAAGTGGACGCCGCTCTCCAGCAGCTCCCGCATCGTGACGACGGCCATGGCCATCTCCTTGGTTTCTCGGTTTGGTTCCTGACGCCCCACCGCGCCCTGCCCCCTTGAGGGGACCGAGAGACGCTGTCACCTGGCCGTTTCGGGCTGGTGCCGGGGCGTGCGAAGTCGACCCGGTGACCCGGATCGCCACAAGAAGTGTACGGGACCCGGCGGTATGCCGGGTGACGCCGTTGTCCACAGTGCCCGGACCGTCCACAGGCCGACCCGCCGCCCGGGCGGGTTGCGGGACGCTGCGGTGCATGACGACCCTGCTGCTCAGCCTGCTCCTGGCCCTGTCCCCGCTCCCGCCGGCCGCCCCCGCGGCCCGCCCGCTGCCCGCGCCGCTGTCGGTGCTGCGCTGGTGGGATCCGCCGCCGACCCCGTACGCGGCCGGCCACCGCGGGGTGGACCTGGCGGCCCCGGTGGGTGCGCGGCTGCGGGCGGTCACCGCCGGCCGGGTCCACCACGCGGGACAGGTCGCGGGCCGCGGGGTGCTGTCGCTGGCGCTGCCGGGCGGCCTGCGCACGACCTACGAGCCGGTCCGGCCGCTGGTCGCGGAGGGTGAGCAGGTCACGGCCGGGCAGGTGGTGGCGGTCCTTACGGAAGGGTCCCACTGTCCTGGGCCGTGCCTGCACTGGGGCCTGCTGGCGGGCGAGGTCTACCTCAACCCGCTGACGCTGCTGTCCCGGCCCACGCCACGCCTGCTACCGGGAGCGGGTCCGGGCGGGGGTCCCGGCGGGGGTCCGGTCACGGCCCCGGGAGGTGGCTCGGAAAGGGCTCCATGGGCCGCGGCCCACGGAGCGGCTCAGCCCCGGACGCCCCGCAGGGCGATGGCCAGGGCCGTCTCCGTGATGACCTCGGGATCCTCGGCGGCGCCCAGCTCGATGCGGCGCACGGCCGCGTCCACGACCCCCTGGAGCAGCATCGCGGCCAGCCTCGGCTGCTCCTGTCCCAGGGCGGCCAGCGCCTCGACGATCATCGCGATCAGCCCGCCGTGCGCGGCGCGGATCTTCTCCCGGGCTCCGGCGTCCAGCTCGCTGGCCGAGATCGCCACGACCGCCCGGTGCCGGCGGTCCCCCACCAGGCCCAGCTGGCTGCGCACGTAGGCCTCGACCTTCGCCTCCGGCGTGCCGGCCCGCTCCATCGCCGCCTCGATCTCGGCGGCCCACACGGGGAAGTCCACGGCGCACAGCTCTTCGACCACGGCCGCGCGGGAGCGGAAGTACTCGTACACGGAGGACCGGGCGAGCCCGGTCCGCTCCGCCAGGGCGGGGAAGGTCAGTGCCTCCGTACCGCCTTCGGACAGCAGGGAACGCGCGGCGTCCAAGAGGGCGCCGCGCTGCATCGACCGGTGCTCGGCCACGGAGGCCGCTCGAATCCTGGGCACACGTCCACTCTACGGAGGTACGGCGGGCTCACCGCCCCACATCCGCCAACTTCGCGCGCAGTTGCAGCACGGACTTGGTGTGGATCTGGCTGACCCGGCTCTCGGTGACGCCCAGCACGTTGCCGATCTCGGCCAGGGTGAGTCCCTCGTAGTAGTAGAGGGTCACCACGGTCTTCTCCCGCTCGGGCAGCGTGTTGACGGCCCGTGCCAGCAGGCGCCGCAGTTCGCGGTCCTCGGCCACTTCGACCGGGTCGTCGGCGGCGGTGTCCTCCAGCGTGTCCATGAGCGAGAGGCGGTCGCCTCCCTCCCCGCCGACGTGCAGCAGTTCCTCCAGGGCCACCACGTTCGCCAGGGACAGCTGGCTGAAGACGGCGTGGAGGTCCTCCACACCGATCCCCATCTCCCCGGCGACCTCGGCCTCCGTCGGGGTGCGCCGCAGCTGGGCCTCCAGCGTGGCGTAGGCCCGCTCCACGGCCCGCGCCTTCTGTCGTACCGAGCGGGGGATCCAGTCCAGTGCCCGCAGTTCGTCGATCATCGCGCCGCGGATCCGAGTGATCGCGTACGTCTCGAACTTGATCGAGCGGTCGATGTCGAACTTCTCGATGGCGTCGATCAGCCCGAAGACCCCGGAGGAGACGAAGTCGGCCTGCTCCACGTTGGCCGGCAGGCCCACGCTGACGCGGCCGGCCACGTACTTCACCAGGGGCGAGTAGTGCAGGATCAGCTGCTCCCGCAGTCGTTCGTCACCCGAGTCCTTGTACGAGCGCCACAGCCCCTCCAAGGACGAGGGCGCGGTGGACCGCACGCTGCCGCGGGCAGCGGGGGGCACCGCAGCGCGGTCGGACCCTGAGGTGTGCTGGGGCATGCGTCGCCTTTGCCGGAGCCGGATTCCTTGGGAGCGTAGCGTGACGGAAGAGTCGCGGTGCGCGAAGAGTACGGGATGGCGCGGGGGCCGGAGGGCGGCCCGGCTCGCGCGGGCGCCCCGGGACCGGCGCCTCGCGCACGGTCCCGGCGACCGCCACCGGGAGGACCGCGTCTGTCATCGCTTTCACTCTTTCACCGGAAGTGCCCAGGTCAACGAGCGCCTCGCCGTGGGACCGCGGATTGTGTGCCCTCTCCAGCGGTTCGTCCGGCCAACCGCCAGCCGTCGCCCTGCCGTTCGACGAACCCCAGAGAGTGAAGTTCGTACAGTCTGCCGATGACTTCATCGGTGCCGACGCCCGCGGCGAGTGCCAGCTCGGCCGCGGCCGCCGCGCGGCCGGCCGGGAGCGCTTCGAGCACGCGGGCCGTGTCCCGGTCCAGCAGGTCGCGGGCAAGCACCGGGCCGCGCCGATCAGGCGCCAGCTCCCCCATGGAGCCGACGAGTTCGACGACCTCCGCTGCGTCGGTGACCAGCAGGCCCTCTCCCCTCAGCAGCTCGTGCACGCCGGCCGAGAGCCCGCTGGTGGCGGGTCCGGGGACACCCATGGTGAACCGCCCGAGCCGCTGGGCCCGCCGGGCGGTCACCAGCGAACCGCTGCGGTGTGCGGCCTCCACCACGACGGTGCCGCGGGTGAGGGCGGCGATGACCCGGTTACGCAGGACGAACCGGCTGGGCGTGGGGTGGCTGCCGGGCGGCAACTCCCCCACGACCAGCCCCTGGCCGGCGATCCGGCCGAGGAGCCCGCTGTGCCCGCGGGGATAGGCGACGTCCACCCCGCAGGCGAGCACCGCCGCCGTCGCGCCGCCGGAGGCGAGGGCTCCGCGGTGGGCGGCGCCGTCGATGCCGAAGGCCGCGCCGGAGACCACGACCCAGCCCCGCTCGGCGAGCCCGGCGGCCAGCGTCTGCGCCATGTGCGCGCCGTACGGGGTGCAGGCCCTGGCCCCGACCACGGCCACCGAACGCAGCGCCCAGGTGCGCAGGTTCGGCCGGCCCCGCAGCCACAGCCCGACGGGCCTTTCGTCCCCCAGGTCGTCCAACTGCGTCGGCCACTCCGCCGCACCGGGGAACACGAAGCGGGCCCCTGCCCGGGCGGCCAGCTCCAGGTCCCGCCGGGGGTCGGCCAGCGCCGCGCGCCTGCGGTATGCCGCGAGCCGCTGCGGACCCACCCCGGACGGCGGATGCCCCCACTGCGCCTCCGGCCCCGTCAGCAGCCGGAGCAGCCCCGCCGCGCCGTGCTCCCGGATCCAGCGCCCGCCGTGCGCGTCCCCGGGCTCCAGCACTCGGGTCAGCGCCGCGCGGGCCAGCGACTCCTCCTCGGTGCCGGTCATGTTCCGGCCCCCGTCAGCGACATGGCCCCGCGGGAGATGCCGGTGCGCAGTTCCAGCGCCACGGCCACGTCCGGCGCCTCGGGCCGGTCCCGCCCCCGCAGGTCGGCGACGGTCCAGGCGACCCGCAGGACCCGGTCCAGCCCGCGTGCGGTCAGCAGCCCCCGCTCCAGCTCCCGCTCGGCCTGCGCCGGCGCCCCCGGGGCAGCCCGCCAACGGGTTCTCAACTCGGTTCCGGGCACTTCCGAGTTGAGCCGCCACGGGGTGCCGGCGAGGCGGGCCCCGGCGCGCTCCCGGGCTTCCCGCACCCGGTCGGCGACCGACTCGCTGGACTCCCCCCGGCCGCCCCGCCCCAGCAGGTCGCCGCGGGTCACCGGCTCGACCTCCACCCGCAGGTCGACGCGGTCCAGCAACGGCCCGGACAGCCGGGCCTGGTAGCGCCGGACCGCCGAGGGCGGGCACTCGCAACCCGCTCCCTGCCGGGTGTGCCTCCCGCACGGGCAGGGATTCGCCGCGAGCACCATCAGGAACCTGGCGGGCAGCCGTACCACGCCGGCGGCGCGCGCGACGACCACGTGCCCCGACTCCAGGGGCTGGCGCAGCGCATCCAGGGCCTTGCCGGGGAACTCCGCGGCCTCGTCCAGGAAGAGCACGCCCCGGTGGGCCAGGGAGACCGCGCCGGGCCTGGGCGTCCCGGTCCCGCCGCCCACCAGGGACTGCATGGTCGCCGAGTGGTGCGGGGCGCAGTACGGCGGTCGGGAGACCAGCGGCTCGCCGGGTGGCAGGATTCCCGCGACCGAGTGGACGGCCGTGACCTCCAGGGAGTCCTGGCGGGTGAGCGGCGGCAGGATCCAGGGCAGTCGCTCGGCCAGCATCGTCTTGCCCGCGCCGGGGGGACCGGTGAGGAACAGGTGGTGCCCTCCGGCGGCCGCCACCTCAAGGGCTCGGCGCGCCGTGTGCTGCCCCGTCACATCGGCGAGGTCGGGGACGTCGGTGCAGTCCCCGCCGCGGCGGCCCGGGGCGAGACCGGTGCCCAGGCCCGCACCGGGAACGAGCAGTCCGGCCGACATCGGATCCGGGCGGCCGGACGGGTCCCCGGGATCTTCCTCGGGCAGCTCGCCGCCGGTCAGGACGGCGATCAGCTGCCGCAGGCTGCGCACGCCGAGCACCGAGACGTCCGGCACGAGCGCGGCCTCGGCCGCGCACTGCAGCGGCACGACCACCTGCCGGTGGCCGGCCTCGGTCGCGGCGAGGACCGCCGGCAGGATCCCCCGGACCGGGCGCACCCGCCCGTCGAGTCCCAGCTCGCCGATCAGCACGAGGTCGGCGATGGCGGCAGGGTCGACCACCCCGGCGGCCCCGAGCACCGCGATCGCGACAGCCAGGTCGAACCCCGCACCGGCCTTCGGGACGGAGGCCGGGCTCAGCCCGACCGTGAGCTTCTTCTGCGGCCAGTCCGCTCCGGAGTTGACCACGGCCGCACGCACCCGGTCCCGGCTCTCGACGAGGGTCTTGTCCGGGAGCCCCACCAGCGTGAAGGCCGCTACTCCCGGCTCCAGGTCGGCCTGGACCTCGACCACCACGCCGTCGACGCCCACCAGGGCCACGGAGCAGGCCCGCGCGAACCCCATCAGGCCACCCCCCTGACGTGTTCCACCAGGGGCGCGCCGCGGCGCGGCAGCAGCACGCCCACGAGGTCGATGCGGACGCCGCCCGGCGGTGGTCCGCCGTGGTCGGCGAGCCACCTCCCCGCGAGCCGCCGCAACCGGTCCGCCTTCGCGGTCCGGACGGCGGCCATCGGATGCTCGAAACCGCCCGTGCGCCGGGTCTTGACCTCGCAGACGACGAGGGCGTCCCCGTCGCGCGCGACGATGTCGATCTCCCCGGCGCGGCAGCGCCAGTTCCGTGCGATCACGGTCATCCCGGCCTCGGTCAGCCGTCGTGCCGCGAGCTCCTCGCCGTACCGCCCCAGCGCCTGCCGTGCCGCGCTCTTCGCGTCCATCGGGCACCACCTCCGGCACCGACGGTCCCGCGTCCCCGCCCACCTTGTGGATCTTGGTGGACAACCCGGCGGCTGTGGACGCACCCGCCACCCTCCCGGGTGAACCGGATCAGCTCCCGGGCAGTTCGAGGTCGCTCTTGTTGAGCTCCTCGATGTTCACGTCCTTGAAGGTCAGCACCCGTACCTGCTTCACGAAGCGGGCCGGCCGGTACATGTCCCAGACCCAGGCATCGGCCATCGAGACCTCGAAGAACACCTCGCCCTGGACCGAGTGCACCTGCATCTCGTAGTCGTTGGTGAGGTAGAAACGGCGTTCGGTCTCGATCACATACTTGAACAGCCCGACGACGTCGCGGTACTCCCGATAGAGCTTCAGCTCCATCTCGGTCTCGTACTTTTCGAGGTCCTCGGCACTCATGGCATGTTCCCCTTCAGCCGTGCGTCCCCCTATTGTGCGCCAGCGCCGTGCGCCCCTAAACGATTTCCGGGGCCAGGGCCACCGACTCACCCGGAGGACCGTCGTCGAGCAGCGTGCGGAGCAGCTCGGCGAGTCTGGTCGGGTACACCGTCTCACGTGCCGCGAGAAGTTCCTCGGAGGTCCACCACCTGGCTCCGGTGACGCTGCGCCGCTCCAGCTCGGTCAGACCGCCCATCCGGATCGCGGTCCGGGTCGTCCGGGCCAGGAAGTACCACTCGTCCTGCTCCCAGCGCCGGCCGTCGAAGGGGAAGGAGCAGAAGCGGTGCCACAGCACCGGGCCCAGCTCCACCTCGGTGATCCCGGTCTCCTCCGCCAGTTCGCGCAGCGCGGCCTGCGCCCGGGTCTCGGTCCCCTCCAGTCCGCCGCCCGGGGTGAACCACCAGTCGTCGGAGGGGTCGGCCGGTTCGAAGCCGTGCAGCAGCAGGATCCGGTCCGCCGGATCCAGCAGGATCACCCGGGACACCTGGCGAGGGCGACGGCCGACGGCCGGTTCAGGCGGCACCGGCCCGCTCCCGCCGCCCACGCCCCAGGAACCGTACGAGGGGCCCGTACGCCGCCCCGAGCACCACCAGGGCCGCCCCGGTGACCACGGCCGCCGCCTGGAGCCGCAGCGGCCCGTGGCCCGAGATCCCGCCGGGCAGGGCCGCGTACGTCTTCGGCCGCTCCAGCATCGCCACGGACGGCCAGACCAGGGCGTCGACGCGGGCCGTGACGGCCGACCGGGGCACCGTTCCCTGCCCGGCCTCCTGGAGGTGGGCCCGCGAGTCCAGCGAGGCCGCGCGCCGGTCGCCCAGAAGGAAGAGGTTCCCCTCGGGAACCGTCACCTCGAAGGGGGTCCCGGCGGGGGGCACCTGGCCGGGCGGCATGGCCAGGCCCGTGTCCGGCCGGCTGGTGTCGGCGTAGGACTCGTCCAGCGCGGTGCCGTTCACGGTCAGCTCGCCGCCCGGGCCGCAGCACTTCACGGTATCGCCGCCCACGCCGACGACCCGCTTGACCATGGGCAGATCACTCCACGTCGAATCGTTGAAGACGACCACGTCCCCGCGGCGCACCTCGGCGCCGCCGACGCGCTGCGCCAGCACCCGGTCGCCCGGGCTCACCGTCGGCATCATCGAGTCGGTCGGAACCGTGTAGGGCCGGTAGACGAACGCCCCCCACACGAAGCCGCCGAGGAAGAGCACGAAGCCGACGGCCACGACGATCCCGGACAGCACGTTCCCGGGACCGCCGCGGCCGTCCTTGCCACCGCTTATCGCTTCTGTTCCGCCCATTGCAGCGCCCCCACATCGGGATCGTCGACCTGGGCGCACCCTACCCGTCGGTACGGCCGCCGGTCAGCTTCCTGCGGCGCCACATCACGACCGGAACCGCTCCGGCGAGCCCCAGCGCGGCCGGGCCGAGCCCGACCGGCGCCAGTCCGGCGGCCCCGAGGCCGAGCGCGGTGGCCGCGGCCTGGTTGCCGATGCCCGGCTGGTCGAAGGTGTCCGGGACCGGCAGGGTGGACCAGCGGGTGACCGGCCACG
This window encodes:
- the frr gene encoding ribosome recycling factor — protein: MIEEILLEAEEKMEKAVVVAKEDFAAIRTGRAHPAMFNKIVADYYGAITPINQLASFAVPEPRMAIVTPFDASALRNIEQAIRDSDLGVNPSNDGRIIRVTFPELTGERRKEYIKVAKNKAEDSKVSIRSVRRKAKDALDKLVKDKEAGEDEVRRAEKELDDTTAKYVAQVDELLKHKEAELLEV
- the pyrH gene encoding UMP kinase, with product MNQGVDPHTASDDKSDQFKKGRRFMLKLSGEAFSGGGGLGVDPDVVHAIAREIAAVVRDGAEIAVVIGGGNFFRGAELQQRGMDRARSDYMGMLGTVMNCLALQDFLEKEGIDSRVQTAITMGQVAEPYIPLRAVRHLEKGRVVIFGAGMGMPYFSTDTTAAQRALEIDAEALLMGKNGVDGVYDSDPKKNPDAVKFDALEYGEVLSRDLKVADATAITLCRDNKLPILVFELLAEGNIARAVKGEKIGTLVSDEETRA
- the tsf gene encoding translation elongation factor Ts produces the protein MANYTAADVKKLRELTGAGMLDCKNALVDADGDVEKAQEALRIKGQKGVAKREGRSAENGAVVSLIADDNTSGVIVELKCETDFVAKGEKFLAVANQLAAHVAATSPADIEALLASEIEPGKTVTAFVDEANANLGEKIVLDRFAQFTGGYVTAYMHRTMPDLPFQIGVLVELDKENAEVARGIAQHIAAFAPQWLSAEDVPADKVESERRIAEEVTRAEGKPEAAIAKIVEGRVNGFFKDATLLGQAYALDNKKSVQKVLDEAGVTLKRFTRIKVGI
- the rpsB gene encoding 30S ribosomal protein S2; its protein translation is MAVVTMRELLESGVHFGHQTRRWNPKMKRFIFTERNGIYIIDLLQSLSYIDRAYEFVKETVAHGGSIMFVGTKKQAQEAIAEQATRVGMPYVNQRWLGGMLTNFSTVYKRLQRLKELEAIDFEDVAASGLTKKELLVLSREKAKLEKTLGGIREMSKVPSAVWIVDTKKEHIAVGEARKLHIPVVAILDTNCDPDEVDYKIPGNDDAIRSVTLLTRVIADAVAEGLIARSGAATGDSKPGEKAAAEPLAEWERDLLEGDKKADDAAEAAPAAEAPAADAPAADAEQA
- a CDS encoding TetR/AcrR family transcriptional regulator, with the protein product MAEHRSMQRGALLDAARSLLSEGGTEALTFPALAERTGLARSSVYEYFRSRAAVVEELCAVDFPVWAAEIEAAMERAGTPEAKVEAYVRSQLGLVGDRRHRAVVAISASELDAGAREKIRAAHGGLIAMIVEALAALGQEQPRLAAMLLQGVVDAAVRRIELGAAEDPEVITETALAIALRGVRG
- the whiG gene encoding RNA polymerase sigma factor WhiG, with translation MPQHTSGSDRAAVPPAARGSVRSTAPSSLEGLWRSYKDSGDERLREQLILHYSPLVKYVAGRVSVGLPANVEQADFVSSGVFGLIDAIEKFDIDRSIKFETYAITRIRGAMIDELRALDWIPRSVRQKARAVERAYATLEAQLRRTPTEAEVAGEMGIGVEDLHAVFSQLSLANVVALEELLHVGGEGGDRLSLMDTLEDTAADDPVEVAEDRELRRLLARAVNTLPEREKTVVTLYYYEGLTLAEIGNVLGVTESRVSQIHTKSVLQLRAKLADVGR
- the dprA gene encoding DNA-processing protein DprA, whose amino-acid sequence is MTGTEEESLARAALTRVLEPGDAHGGRWIREHGAAGLLRLLTGPEAQWGHPPSGVGPQRLAAYRRRAALADPRRDLELAARAGARFVFPGAAEWPTQLDDLGDERPVGLWLRGRPNLRTWALRSVAVVGARACTPYGAHMAQTLAAGLAERGWVVVSGAAFGIDGAAHRGALASGGATAAVLACGVDVAYPRGHSGLLGRIAGQGLVVGELPPGSHPTPSRFVLRNRVIAALTRGTVVVEAAHRSGSLVTARRAQRLGRFTMGVPGPATSGLSAGVHELLRGEGLLVTDAAEVVELVGSMGELAPDRRGPVLARDLLDRDTARVLEALPAGRAAAAAELALAAGVGTDEVIGRLYELHSLGFVERQGDGWRLAGRTAGEGTQSAVPRRGAR
- a CDS encoding YifB family Mg chelatase-like AAA ATPase; protein product: MGFARACSVALVGVDGVVVEVQADLEPGVAAFTLVGLPDKTLVESRDRVRAAVVNSGADWPQKKLTVGLSPASVPKAGAGFDLAVAIAVLGAAGVVDPAAIADLVLIGELGLDGRVRPVRGILPAVLAATEAGHRQVVVPLQCAAEAALVPDVSVLGVRSLRQLIAVLTGGELPEEDPGDPSGRPDPMSAGLLVPGAGLGTGLAPGRRGGDCTDVPDLADVTGQHTARRALEVAAAGGHHLFLTGPPGAGKTMLAERLPWILPPLTRQDSLEVTAVHSVAGILPPGEPLVSRPPYCAPHHSATMQSLVGGGTGTPRPGAVSLAHRGVLFLDEAAEFPGKALDALRQPLESGHVVVARAAGVVRLPARFLMVLAANPCPCGRHTRQGAGCECPPSAVRRYQARLSGPLLDRVDLRVEVEPVTRGDLLGRGGRGESSESVADRVREARERAGARLAGTPWRLNSEVPGTELRTRWRAAPGAPAQAERELERGLLTARGLDRVLRVAWTVADLRGRDRPEAPDVAVALELRTGISRGAMSLTGAGT
- a CDS encoding YraN family protein, producing the protein MDAKSAARQALGRYGEELAARRLTEAGMTVIARNWRCRAGEIDIVARDGDALVVCEVKTRRTGGFEHPMAAVRTAKADRLRRLAGRWLADHGGPPPGGVRIDLVGVLLPRRGAPLVEHVRGVA
- a CDS encoding DUF2469 domain-containing protein, yielding MSAEDLEKYETEMELKLYREYRDVVGLFKYVIETERRFYLTNDYEMQVHSVQGEVFFEVSMADAWVWDMYRPARFVKQVRVLTFKDVNIEELNKSDLELPGS
- a CDS encoding NUDIX hydrolase; protein product: MPPEPAVGRRPRQVSRVILLDPADRILLLHGFEPADPSDDWWFTPGGGLEGTETRAQAALRELAEETGITEVELGPVLWHRFCSFPFDGRRWEQDEWYFLARTTRTAIRMGGLTELERRSVTGARWWTSEELLAARETVYPTRLAELLRTLLDDGPPGESVALAPEIV
- the lepB gene encoding signal peptidase I; amino-acid sequence: MGGTEAISGGKDGRGGPGNVLSGIVVAVGFVLFLGGFVWGAFVYRPYTVPTDSMMPTVSPGDRVLAQRVGGAEVRRGDVVVFNDSTWSDLPMVKRVVGVGGDTVKCCGPGGELTVNGTALDESYADTSRPDTGLAMPPGQVPPAGTPFEVTVPEGNLFLLGDRRAASLDSRAHLQEAGQGTVPRSAVTARVDALVWPSVAMLERPKTYAALPGGISGHGPLRLQAAAVVTGAALVVLGAAYGPLVRFLGRGRRERAGAA